A window of Solanum stenotomum isolate F172 chromosome 3, ASM1918654v1, whole genome shotgun sequence contains these coding sequences:
- the LOC125858538 gene encoding transcription initiation factor IIE subunit alpha-like: MSIEPFNRLVKLAARAFYDDITTKGDNQPKSGRSDNRGIAVVILDALTRRQWVREEDLAKDLKLHTKQLRRTLRFFEEEKLITRDHRKEGAKGAKVYNSAVAATVDGLQNGKEGDDKIKMHTHSYCCLDYAQIYDVVRYRLHRMKKKLRDELDNKNTVQEYICPNCGKRYTALDALRLISPVDEYFHCESCNGELVAESDKLASQGTTDGDDNDRRRRREKLEDMLHRVEAQLKPLMDQLARVKDLPAPEFGSLQAWEVRANAVARGANGDNANDSKSGQGLGFGGTPMPFVGETKVEVAFSGLEEKGDIKSDVSVTPMKVLPPWMIKEGMNLTKEQRGEVKQESNMEGTSAAAGLSDDKKSIGFEDVKNIQDEYIKAYYEALFKRQKEQEEATKILPETSTTDGVYNTSTERQVGMKSKREEEDEGEDVEWEEAPPAGNTTTGNLKVDLNVQADASEDDNDEEDDIDWEEG; the protein is encoded by the exons ATGAGTATTGAGCCATTCAATAG GTTGGTGAAACTTGCGGCAAGAGCTTTCTATGATGACATTACAACTAAAGGCGacaatcagcccaagtctggcAGAAGTGACAATCGAGGAATTGCAGTGGTGATTCTTGACGCACTCACAAG GCGGCAATGGGTGAGGGAAGAAGACTTGGCAAAGGACTTGAAGTTGCACACGAAACAATTACGCCGCACCTTGCGGttctttgaagaagaaaagcTCATCACACGGGACCATAGGAAGGAG GGAGCAAAGGGTGCTAAAGTATACAATTCTGCAGTTGCAGCTACTGTTGATGGCCTGCAGAATGGGAAAGAAGGAGATGACAAAATAAAGATGCATACTCATTCTTATTGCTGCCTGGACTATGCACAG ATATATGATGTCGTGAGGTACAGACTGCACCGAATGAAGAAAAAGTTAAGAGATGAGCTGGATAACAAAAACACAGTGCAGGAGTATATTTGTCCCAACTGTGGGAAAAG ATATACTGCGTTGGATGCGTTGCGGCTGATCTCTCCTGTGGATGAGTACTTCCACTGTGAAAGTTGCAATGGGGAACTAGTGGCAGAGAGCGACAAGCTAGCTTCTCAAGGGACCACCGATGGGGATGACAATGATAGGAGACGCCGCCGGGAAAAGTTGGAAGACATGCTTCATAGGGTGGAG GCACAACTCAAACCACTGATGGATCAACTTGCCAGAGTAAAAGATTTACCTGCTCCCGAGTTTGGAAGCCTTCAAGCATGGGAAGTGCGAGCCAATGCTGTGGCCCGTGGTGCAAATGGAGATAATGCAAATGACTCAAAGTCAGGACAAGGGCTTGGATTTGGTGGAACACCGATGCCGTTTGTAGGGGAGACAAAG GTTGAAGTTGCTTTCTCTGGTCTTGAAGAAAAAGGAGATATCAAATCTGATGTTTCAGTTACACCAATGAAAGTTTTGCCTCCATGGATGATAAAGGAGGGAATGAATCTTACAAAAGAGCAGCGTGGAGAGGTCAAGCAAGAATCAAATATGGAGGGTACTTCTGCTGCAGCAGGATTATCTGATGACAAGAAGTCCATAGGATTTGAAGATGTTAAAAATATACAG GATGAATATATTAAGGCATATTATGAGGCACTATTCAAGCGGCAAAAAGAGCAAGAAGAAGCTACCAAAATATTACCGGAAACATCAACTACAGATGGAGTGTATAACACCTCTACTGAGCGCCAAGTTGGCATGAAATCCAAACGTGAAGAGGAGGACGAAGGAGAGGATGTTGAATGGGAGGAGGCCCCACCTGCAG GTAATACTACAACTGGAAATCTCAAGGTAGACTTGAATGTTCAAGCAGATGCTTCTGAAGATGACAACGATGAAGAAGATGACATAGACTGGGAAGAAGGTTGA
- the LOC125857735 gene encoding ethylene-responsive transcription factor ERF034-like, whose protein sequence is MKPPAPQPSDGIRTRRKPSSRGHPRFVGVRQRPSGRWVAEIKDSLQKVRLWLGTFDTAEDAARAYDQAARTLRGANARTNFELPASDSHQGSSILENSESFNFEEACRTEETENSLVGALKAKLFNSKNSRSFIQAYASNSTSQLASKVKPSLPCIEIKKTSSQTEKLPKIDNYSDDLFRGNHNLDYISLLTNDYQPIISSSQCQDNQWYSGTNSAIMWANEQGRLPWGEPQMSRVQDEVSFSTTINNNINTNIFGGGNSTTSTCTWPVSVSEPMVDLSTFGEVDVLNGSIMMPDMNGLTQIASVPTEQQFLQFENGLWGAGDNAVWDPFLLSSV, encoded by the coding sequence ATGAAGCCACCAGCACCTCAGCCAAGTGACGGTATTAGAACACGAAGAAAACCATCATCAAGGGGCCATCCAAGATTTGTTGGTGTTCGCCAAAGGCCATCAGGAAGATGGGTTGCAGAGATCAAAGATTCTTTACAAAAGGTGAGGCTATGGCTTGGTACTTTTGACACTGCTGAGGATGCTGCAAGGGCATATGATCAAGCTGCTCGAACATTAAGAGGGGCTAATGCTCGTACTAATTTTGAACTACCCGCGTCTGATTCCCACCAAGGTAGTAGTATTCTTGAAAATTCTGAGTCTTTTAACTTTGAAGAAGCCTGCAGAACAGAGGAAACTGAAAATAGTCTTGTTGGTGCACTTAAAGCTAAACTCTTTAACAGCAAGAATTCAAGATCTTTCATTCAAGCTTATGCCTCTAATTCAACTTCTCAATTAGCATCCAAAGTTAAACCATCACTACCTTGTattgaaatcaagaaaacatcCTCACAAACTGAGAAATTACCTAAAATTGACAATTATTCTGATGACTTGTTCAGGGGAAATCACAATCTTGATTACATAAGCCTCTTGACGAACGATTATCAGCCCATAATCTCATCCTCACAATGTCAAGATAACCAGTGGTATAGTGGGACAAATTCAGCGATAATGTGGGCTAACGAGCAAGGACGATTACCATGGGGAGAACCACAAATGAGTCGAGTCCAAGACGAGGTTTCATTTAGTACAACTATAAATAATAACATTAACACTAACATTTTTGGTGGTGGTAATAGTACTACTTCTACTTGTACATGGCCAGTTTCAGTTAGTGAACCAATGGTTGATTTGTCTACATTTGGGGAAGTAGATGTTTTAAATGGGTCAATAATGATGCCCGATATGAATGGATTAACACAAATAGCTTCAGTTCCAACTGAACAACAGTTCCTGCAGTTTGAAAATGGGCTTTGGGGTGCTGGTGACAATGCAGTTTGGGATCCCTTCCTTTTATCATCTGTGTGA